A region from the Streptomyces lydicus genome encodes:
- the thrC gene encoding threonine synthase encodes MSANSTVTTASSQWRGIIEEYRDRLPVSDTTEAVTLREGGTPLVPAQVLSERTGCEVHLKVEGANPTGSFKDRGMTMAITRAKEEGAKAVICASTGNTSASAAAYAVRAGMVCAVLVPQGKIALGKMGQALVHGAKILQVEGNFDDCLTLARRLSDNYPVALVNSVNPVRIEGQKTAAFEIVDMLRDAPDIHVLPVGNAGNITAYWRGYQEYAADGIASHTPRMWGFQAAGSAPLVRGEVVKDPQTIATAIRIGNPASWSFAEQARDESGGFIDSVTDRQILSAYRLLAAQEGVFVEPASAASVAGLLKAAEEGKVDPGQRIVCTVTGNGLKDPDWAVAGAPQPVTVPIDADAAAERLGLV; translated from the coding sequence ATGTCTGCCAATTCCACTGTGACCACGGCAAGCAGCCAGTGGCGCGGAATCATCGAGGAGTACCGCGACCGGCTTCCGGTCAGCGACACGACCGAGGCCGTCACCCTCCGCGAGGGCGGCACACCGCTCGTACCGGCCCAGGTGCTCTCCGAGCGCACCGGCTGCGAGGTGCACCTCAAGGTCGAGGGCGCCAACCCCACCGGCTCCTTCAAGGACCGTGGCATGACGATGGCCATCACCCGCGCCAAGGAGGAAGGTGCCAAGGCGGTCATCTGCGCCTCCACCGGCAACACCTCCGCCTCGGCCGCCGCCTACGCGGTCCGGGCCGGCATGGTCTGTGCGGTGCTCGTCCCGCAGGGCAAGATCGCGCTCGGCAAGATGGGCCAGGCGCTGGTCCACGGCGCGAAGATTCTCCAGGTCGAGGGAAATTTCGACGACTGCCTGACACTGGCCAGGCGGCTGTCCGACAACTACCCGGTCGCACTTGTGAACTCCGTGAACCCGGTGCGTATCGAGGGCCAGAAGACCGCGGCCTTCGAAATCGTCGACATGCTCCGCGATGCGCCCGACATCCATGTGCTGCCCGTCGGCAACGCCGGCAACATCACGGCGTACTGGCGGGGCTACCAGGAGTACGCGGCCGACGGCATCGCCTCGCACACCCCGCGGATGTGGGGATTCCAGGCCGCCGGCAGCGCGCCGCTGGTGCGCGGTGAGGTCGTCAAGGACCCGCAGACCATCGCCACCGCCATCCGTATCGGCAACCCCGCCTCGTGGTCGTTCGCGGAGCAGGCGCGGGACGAGTCCGGCGGCTTCATCGACTCCGTGACCGACCGTCAAATCCTGTCCGCCTACCGGCTGTTGGCCGCGCAGGAGGGGGTCTTCGTGGAGCCCGCCTCGGCCGCGTCCGTCGCCGGTCTGCTCAAGGCCGCCGAGGAGGGCAAGGTCGACCCCGGCCAGCGCATCGTCTGCACGGTGACCGGCAACGGCCTCAAGGACCCGGACTGGGCGGTGGCCGGAGCGCCGCAGCCGGTCACGGTCCCGATCGACGCGGACGCCGCCGCGGAGCGCCTGGGCCTCGTCTAG
- a CDS encoding homoserine dehydrogenase, which produces MMRTRPLKVALLGCGVVGSEVTRIMTTHADDLAARIGAPVELAGIAVRRPDRVREGVPAELVTTDATALVKRGDIDVVIEVIGGIEPARTLITTAFEHGASVVSANKALVAADGAALHAAAEANDADLYYEAAVAGAIPLVRPLRESLAGDTVNRVLGIVNGTTNFILDKMDSTGAGYSEALDEATALGYAEADPTADVEGFDAAAKAAILAGIAFHTRVTIDDVHREGLTEVTAADIASAKRMGCTVKLLAICERAADGASVTARVHPAMIPLTHPLASVREAYNAVFVEAEAAGQLMFYGPGAGGAPTASAVLGDLVAVCRNKLAGATGPGESAYTRLPVSPMGAVVTRYHISLDVADKPGVLAQVATIFAEHGVSIDTVRQSGKDGEASLVIVTHRAADAALSSTVGALRELDTVRGVASIMRVEGE; this is translated from the coding sequence ATGATGCGTACGCGTCCGCTGAAGGTGGCGCTCCTGGGCTGTGGTGTTGTCGGCTCAGAGGTGACGCGCATCATGACGACGCACGCCGATGACCTCGCCGCCCGGATCGGTGCGCCCGTGGAGCTCGCCGGGATCGCCGTCCGCCGCCCCGACCGGGTGCGCGAGGGCGTCCCGGCCGAGCTGGTCACCACCGACGCGACCGCACTCGTCAAACGGGGCGACATCGACGTCGTGATCGAGGTCATCGGCGGTATCGAGCCGGCCCGTACGCTGATCACCACCGCCTTCGAGCACGGCGCGAGCGTGGTCTCCGCCAACAAGGCGCTGGTGGCGGCGGACGGTGCGGCGCTGCACGCGGCGGCCGAGGCCAATGACGCGGACCTCTACTACGAGGCCGCTGTCGCGGGTGCGATCCCGCTGGTACGGCCGCTGCGCGAGTCCCTGGCCGGCGACACGGTCAACCGGGTGCTCGGCATCGTCAACGGCACCACCAACTTCATCCTGGACAAGATGGACTCGACCGGGGCCGGCTACAGCGAGGCGCTGGACGAGGCGACCGCGCTCGGCTACGCCGAGGCCGACCCGACCGCCGACGTCGAGGGCTTCGACGCCGCCGCCAAGGCCGCGATCCTGGCCGGTATCGCTTTCCACACCCGCGTGACCATCGACGATGTGCACCGCGAGGGCCTGACGGAGGTCACCGCGGCCGATATCGCCTCCGCCAAGCGGATGGGGTGCACGGTCAAGCTGCTGGCCATCTGCGAGCGGGCCGCGGACGGGGCGTCGGTGACCGCGCGGGTGCACCCCGCGATGATTCCGCTGACGCATCCGCTCGCGTCGGTCCGCGAGGCGTACAACGCGGTCTTCGTCGAGGCCGAGGCGGCCGGCCAGCTGATGTTCTACGGGCCGGGCGCGGGCGGCGCGCCGACCGCCTCCGCGGTCCTCGGCGACCTCGTCGCGGTCTGCCGTAACAAGCTCGCCGGTGCCACCGGACCGGGTGAGTCCGCCTACACCCGGCTGCCCGTCAGCCCCATGGGCGCGGTCGTCACTCGGTACCACATCAGCCTCGATGTGGCCGACAAACCCGGTGTTCTCGCTCAGGTCGCCACGATCTTCGCGGAACACGGCGTATCGATCGATACGGTCCGCCAGTCGGGCAAGGACGGGGAGGCATCCCTCGTCATCGTCACCCACCGAGCGGCGGACGCGGCTCTGTCGTCGACCGTCGGGGCTCTGCGCGAGCTCGACACCGTTCGTGGTGTCGCCAGCATCATGCGGGTCGAAGGGGAGTAA
- the lysA gene encoding diaminopimelate decarboxylase: MSRSAHPAGPRHADVLPEGHYAGPPADLNTLDPRVWSRTVSRNADGVVTVGGLDVTALAAEFGTPAYFLDEDDFRARCRAWKDAFGPGADVFYAGKAFLSRAIVRWLHEEGLNLDVCSGGELATALAAGMPAERIALHGNNKSTEEITRAVEAGVGRIVLDSFQEIVRVAHIAQRLGKRQRVQIRVTVGVEAHTHEFIATAHEDQKFGIALADGQAAEAVRRALKLDGLELIGIHSHIGSQIFDMAGFEVSARRVVQLLTEVRDEHGIELPEIDLGGGLGIAYTSDDDPREPHEIASALGDIVSKECAAAGLGVPRLSVEPGRAIVGPTAFTLYEVGTVKELEGLRTYVSVDGGMSDNIRTALYDAEYSVALVSRTSDAAPMLSRVVGKHCESGDIVVRDAFLPADVAPGDLLAVPATGAYCRSMASNYNHSLRPPVVAVKNGQARVIVRRETEEDLLRLDVG, from the coding sequence ATGAGCCGCTCCGCGCACCCTGCAGGGCCCCGGCACGCTGACGTACTGCCCGAGGGGCACTACGCCGGGCCGCCCGCCGATCTCAACACCCTCGACCCGCGGGTCTGGTCCCGTACGGTCTCCCGCAATGCCGACGGTGTGGTCACCGTCGGCGGGCTGGACGTCACCGCGCTCGCCGCGGAGTTCGGCACTCCGGCGTACTTCCTGGACGAGGACGACTTCCGGGCCCGCTGCCGGGCGTGGAAGGACGCCTTCGGGCCGGGGGCGGACGTGTTCTACGCCGGCAAGGCCTTCCTGTCGCGGGCCATCGTCCGCTGGCTGCACGAGGAAGGGCTGAATCTCGACGTCTGCTCCGGCGGCGAACTGGCCACGGCGCTCGCGGCGGGAATGCCGGCCGAGCGGATCGCCCTGCACGGGAACAACAAGAGCACCGAGGAAATCACCCGGGCCGTGGAGGCGGGGGTCGGGCGGATCGTGCTCGACTCGTTCCAGGAAATTGTGCGGGTCGCCCATATCGCGCAGCGGCTGGGCAAGCGGCAGCGCGTACAGATCCGGGTCACGGTCGGTGTCGAGGCGCATACGCACGAGTTCATCGCGACCGCGCACGAGGACCAGAAGTTCGGAATTGCGCTGGCGGACGGGCAGGCCGCGGAGGCCGTGCGCCGTGCGCTGAAGCTGGACGGGCTGGAACTCATCGGGATTCACAGCCATATCGGGTCGCAGATTTTCGATATGGCGGGATTCGAGGTGTCCGCGCGCCGCGTGGTGCAGCTGCTGACCGAAGTGCGCGACGAGCACGGGATCGAGCTGCCCGAGATCGATCTGGGGGGCGGGCTCGGTATCGCGTACACCTCGGACGACGATCCGCGGGAGCCGCACGAGATCGCGTCGGCGCTGGGTGACATCGTGAGCAAGGAGTGCGCGGCGGCGGGGCTGGGCGTGCCGCGGCTGTCGGTCGAGCCGGGCCGGGCGATCGTGGGCCCCACGGCCTTCACGTTGTACGAGGTCGGCACGGTCAAGGAGCTGGAAGGCCTGCGGACCTATGTGTCCGTGGACGGCGGGATGTCGGACAACATCCGCACGGCGCTCTACGACGCCGAATACAGCGTGGCGCTGGTGTCGCGCACCTCCGATGCCGCGCCGATGCTCTCGCGCGTGGTGGGCAAGCACTGTGAGAGCGGCGACATCGTCGTACGCGATGCCTTCCTGCCGGCCGATGTGGCGCCGGGGGATCTGCTCGCGGTGCCGGCCACCGGTGCGTACTGCCGTTCCATGGCGAGCAACTACAACCACTCGCTGCGGCCGCCCGTTGTCGCGGTAAAGAATGGTCAGGCGAGGGTGATCGTCCGGCGCGAGACGGAGGAAGATCTCCTGCGGCTGGATGTCGGGTAG
- the nrtL gene encoding ArgS-related anticodon-binding protein NrtL, with amino-acid sequence MTPAELSRTVLRSVRGAVEEQELSVPVPARIVVEPPPRPGCGDYASNVALQLAGPAGRPAREVAEILRKRLAGSAGIARVEIAGPGFLNFTLGDGALIALVRDVLAQGDGYGGTGTGTGTGTGQSPDDVGDAPGDVFGGASEGAFDGVFHGGFDGGFGPVAGSSVAASPAGGAREAVVDEVLGRIDAAAGPGGRRAGGRPALAPVPYDLDALTARLGSDEARWVLLRPAAHDPVRVPERPVQRESNPRFRVQYACARARALVRNAGELGFAGEPGDVGRPAAGDGIPADVRPASPPSARHTAAAPVPSRSLHALQTLLATYPSVIDAAARLRAPDRVVRHLEATADAFFRWHDDFPPLPVGEQKPLAVHRARLALAEASGTVLANGLRLLGISAPAHL; translated from the coding sequence GTGACCCCCGCTGAGCTCTCCCGTACCGTCTTGCGCTCCGTGCGTGGTGCGGTGGAGGAGCAGGAGCTCTCCGTGCCGGTGCCGGCGCGGATCGTTGTCGAGCCGCCGCCGCGGCCCGGATGCGGGGACTACGCCTCCAATGTCGCGTTGCAGCTCGCGGGGCCCGCGGGGAGGCCGGCCCGGGAGGTCGCCGAGATTCTGCGGAAGCGGCTGGCCGGGAGCGCCGGGATCGCTCGGGTCGAGATCGCCGGGCCGGGCTTTTTGAACTTCACCCTGGGGGACGGAGCGCTGATCGCGCTCGTACGGGACGTGCTGGCGCAGGGGGACGGCTACGGCGGGACAGGGACAGGGACAGGGACGGGGACGGGGCAGAGCCCTGATGACGTCGGCGATGCTCCCGGCGATGTCTTCGGAGGTGCCTCCGAGGGTGCCTTCGACGGAGTCTTCCATGGCGGCTTCGACGGCGGCTTCGGTCCGGTGGCCGGTTCCTCGGTGGCAGCTTCCCCGGCGGGCGGTGCCCGTGAGGCCGTGGTGGATGAGGTGCTGGGGCGGATCGATGCCGCGGCCGGGCCCGGTGGCCGCCGGGCCGGTGGCCGCCCCGCTCTCGCGCCCGTTCCGTACGACCTTGACGCCCTCACCGCACGGCTCGGATCCGACGAGGCGCGCTGGGTGCTGTTGCGGCCGGCCGCGCACGATCCGGTGCGGGTGCCCGAGCGGCCCGTGCAGCGCGAGAGCAATCCGCGCTTCCGGGTGCAGTACGCCTGCGCGAGGGCGCGGGCGCTGGTGCGGAACGCGGGTGAGCTGGGGTTTGCGGGCGAGCCGGGGGATGTGGGGCGTCCGGCGGCGGGTGACGGGATCCCGGCCGACGTGCGGCCCGCATCGCCGCCATCGGCACGGCACACCGCAGCCGCCCCTGTGCCCTCCCGGAGCCTGCACGCGCTGCAGACCCTGCTGGCCACCTACCCCTCCGTCATCGACGCCGCCGCGCGGCTGCGGGCACCGGACCGTGTGGTGCGGCATCTGGAGGCGACCGCCGACGCGTTCTTCCGGTGGCATGACGACTTTCCGCCGCTGCCCGTCGGGGAGCAGAAACCCTTGGCCGTGCACCGTGCCCGGCTGGCCCTTGCCGAGGCCAGCGGGACGGTGCTCGCCAACGGCCTGCGTCTGCTCGGCATCTCCGCTCCCGCCCACCTCTGA
- a CDS encoding response regulator: MPGLSGRILVVDDNKVIRQLIRVNLELEGFEVVTAADGAECLDVVHHVRPDVVTLDVVMPRLNGLHTAARLRSDPRTWDIPIAIVSACTQSEVDNGESVGVDAFLAKPFEPAELVRTVGMLVRERRQRERGPGSGAEDEDGESDGGGRAAERGAPSGRVAASGGVPVSGRIPASGGVPASGGVGMVDAGGE; this comes from the coding sequence GTGCCTGGCTTGTCCGGTCGGATCCTCGTTGTCGATGACAACAAGGTGATCCGGCAGTTGATCAGGGTCAATCTCGAGCTGGAGGGCTTCGAGGTCGTGACCGCGGCTGATGGTGCCGAATGTCTGGACGTGGTGCACCACGTGAGACCTGATGTCGTGACCCTTGATGTCGTGATGCCGCGGCTCAACGGACTGCACACCGCGGCGCGGTTGCGTTCCGATCCGCGGACGTGGGACATCCCGATCGCCATCGTCAGCGCATGCACCCAGAGCGAGGTGGACAACGGCGAGTCGGTGGGGGTGGACGCGTTTCTTGCGAAGCCGTTCGAGCCGGCGGAGCTGGTGCGGACCGTGGGGATGCTGGTGCGGGAGAGGCGCCAGCGCGAGCGGGGGCCCGGGTCCGGGGCCGAGGACGAGGACGGGGAGAGCGACGGGGGCGGGCGTGCGGCGGAGCGTGGCGCTCCGTCCGGCAGGGTCGCGGCGTCCGGTGGGGTTCCTGTGTCCGGTCGGATTCCGGCGTCCGGTGGAGTCCCGGCGTCCGGTGGGGTCGGCATGGTGGATGCGGGTGGGGAGTAG
- a CDS encoding aminoglycoside phosphotransferase family protein: protein MHPGQHPLDDDLVRQLIAGQFPQWAGRAVERFPSGGTVNAMYRLGEDMVVRLPLVKGGAQDITLERQWLPRLASRLPTAIPEVLGAGEPAEGYPWPWSVYRWREGENPEAGALSEPQPLAEDLAGFVMAMRSITLPRAPRAHRGGPLASLDASTRAAIGELRGIPQEGIDCDAAAAVWEDAMRTPDWEGPPVWLHADLMPGNLLVNDGRLTSVIDFGCTGLGDAACDLFPAWNLLPADAREVFRRALGVYDATWHRGRARTLSQALIALPYYRTTNPAMAHNARHVIQAVLEES, encoded by the coding sequence ATGCACCCCGGCCAGCACCCCCTCGACGACGACCTCGTACGGCAGCTGATCGCCGGGCAGTTCCCGCAGTGGGCGGGGCGGGCGGTGGAGCGATTCCCGTCCGGCGGCACGGTCAACGCCATGTACCGGCTGGGCGAGGACATGGTCGTACGGCTGCCGCTGGTGAAGGGCGGAGCCCAGGACATCACGCTGGAGCGGCAGTGGCTGCCCCGCCTAGCCTCCCGACTGCCCACGGCGATCCCCGAAGTGCTCGGGGCCGGTGAGCCCGCCGAGGGGTATCCGTGGCCCTGGTCGGTGTACCGCTGGCGGGAGGGCGAGAACCCCGAGGCGGGAGCGCTGAGCGAGCCCCAGCCGCTGGCCGAGGATCTGGCCGGCTTCGTAATGGCGATGCGGAGCATCACCCTGCCCCGGGCACCGAGGGCCCACCGCGGCGGACCGCTCGCCTCGCTCGACGCGTCGACCCGCGCGGCGATCGGGGAGCTGCGCGGGATCCCCCAGGAGGGCATCGACTGCGATGCCGCGGCCGCCGTGTGGGAGGACGCGATGCGGACCCCGGACTGGGAAGGCCCGCCGGTATGGCTGCACGCCGATCTGATGCCGGGCAATCTGCTGGTGAACGACGGCAGACTGACCTCGGTGATCGACTTCGGGTGCACGGGACTGGGCGATGCGGCCTGCGACCTGTTCCCGGCGTGGAACCTGCTGCCGGCCGACGCCAGAGAGGTCTTCCGCCGGGCGCTCGGCGTGTACGACGCAACCTGGCACCGCGGCCGTGCCCGGACACTCTCCCAGGCACTGATCGCGCTGCCGTACTACCGGACGACGAACCCCGCGATGGCACACAACGCCCGGCACGTGATCCAAGCGGTACTGGAAGAGAGCTGA
- a CDS encoding cytochrome P450 produces the protein MTTLRSRIIAWAGRMYLSRTRKKGFDLSRMSFLPESVLMPLRRDGLDPVGDLGAVREREPVSKLPVPIAANVWLVTGYDEVKAVLGKANAFSSDFTNLVGKAGAGAEQNPGGLGFADPPVHTRLRRLLTPEFTMRRLSRLTPRIHEIVEERLDAMEKEGENGDPVDIVHSFALPIPSLVICELLGVAYEDRADFERLSAARFDLFSGANASFGAISESLSYFRDIVKKQRENPGDGLLGMIVKEHGDSVSDEELAGLADGVLTGGFETTASMLALGALVLLQDPKHFAALHDGDDVVDGYVEELLRYLTVVQVAFPRFAREDLEIGGVKISSGDVVLCSLSGADRDGKLGPEMEQFDPTRNVPSHLAFGYGIHRCVGAELARMELRAAYPALVRRFPNMRLAATPEELQFRKLSIVYGIESLPVRLDG, from the coding sequence ATGACGACTCTCCGTTCCCGGATCATCGCCTGGGCCGGTCGTATGTATCTGTCGAGAACCCGGAAGAAAGGCTTCGACCTGTCTCGAATGTCTTTCTTGCCCGAGTCCGTCCTGATGCCATTGCGACGCGATGGGCTCGACCCCGTGGGTGATCTGGGTGCCGTCCGCGAGCGGGAGCCCGTCAGCAAGCTCCCCGTGCCGATTGCCGCCAATGTCTGGCTGGTCACCGGCTACGACGAGGTCAAGGCGGTCCTGGGAAAGGCCAATGCGTTCAGTTCGGACTTCACCAACCTCGTCGGCAAGGCCGGTGCGGGCGCCGAACAGAACCCCGGTGGACTCGGATTCGCCGACCCGCCGGTGCACACCCGGCTCCGTCGTCTCCTGACGCCCGAATTCACCATGCGCCGCCTCAGCCGGCTCACCCCCCGCATCCACGAGATCGTCGAGGAGCGCCTCGATGCCATGGAAAAGGAGGGGGAAAACGGAGATCCGGTCGACATCGTCCACTCTTTCGCCCTCCCCATCCCTTCCCTCGTCATTTGCGAACTCCTCGGCGTCGCCTATGAAGACCGCGCCGACTTCGAACGCCTCAGTGCCGCCCGCTTCGACCTTTTCAGTGGCGCAAATGCCTCCTTCGGCGCCATATCCGAATCCCTTTCCTATTTCCGGGACATCGTCAAAAAGCAGCGCGAAAATCCGGGCGACGGCCTGCTCGGGATGATCGTGAAGGAACACGGCGACTCGGTCAGCGACGAAGAACTCGCGGGCCTCGCCGACGGCGTCCTCACCGGCGGCTTCGAAACCACCGCCAGCATGCTGGCCCTCGGGGCCCTGGTCCTCCTCCAGGATCCCAAGCACTTCGCGGCCCTCCACGACGGCGACGATGTCGTCGACGGCTACGTCGAGGAACTTCTCCGCTACCTGACCGTCGTCCAGGTCGCTTTCCCGCGCTTCGCCCGTGAGGACCTGGAAATCGGCGGCGTCAAGATCTCCTCCGGGGACGTGGTGCTGTGCTCCCTGAGCGGCGCGGACCGGGACGGCAAACTGGGCCCGGAAATGGAACAGTTCGACCCCACCCGCAATGTCCCCTCCCACCTCGCCTTCGGCTACGGAATCCACCGCTGCGTAGGCGCCGAGTTGGCCCGCATGGAACTCCGCGCCGCCTACCCCGCTTTGGTGCGCCGCTTCCCGAACATGCGCCTCGCCGCCACGCCGGAGGAACTGCAATTCCGCAAACTCTCAATCGTCTACGGAATCGAATCCCTCCCGGTCCGGCTGGACGGCTGA